A genomic segment from Gavia stellata isolate bGavSte3 chromosome 4, bGavSte3.hap2, whole genome shotgun sequence encodes:
- the PEX26 gene encoding peroxisome assembly protein 26, translating into MRSEPLAWPPVSAQAASLLEEAADLLVLHRDFAAAVERCEAGCDSLGPGTGPLPGPESSAEMKCSLCVVGIQALAEMNRWREVLSWVLQYYHVPEHLPPKVLELCILLYSKVREPQVMLEVGSSWLRDQTNKSLPEYGSLLELYLLHVLLPLGRFEGAEELVRGCDVFDSEQQLAFLRTICESRCQWTQQKEMHSAAEEQQDTATETVLGALSQKLLTMLTFLRRALRSMSSHFYLLPYKKLLLATFLLYLVVVRLDPASPTSLPFIYKLVQLFRQAWATVFSPIHRPPIQD; encoded by the exons ATGAGGAGCGAGCCTCTGGCTTGGCCCCCGGTCTCGGCCCAGGCGGCCTcgctgctggaggaggcggCGGACCTGCTGGTGCTGCACCGGGACTTCGCCGCCGCCGTGGAGAGGTGTGAGGCGGGCTGCGACAGCCTGGGCCCCGGGaccggccccctccccggccccgaGAG ttctgcagaaatgaaatgctCCCTTTGTGTTGTGGGGATTCAGGCGCTGGCTGAGATGAACCGGTGGAGAGAAGTTCTGTCTTGGGTCCTACAGTATTACCATGTCCCTGAACATCTGCCTCCAAAAGTTCTGGAGCTGTG catCCTGTTATACAGCAAAGTGAGAGAGCCCCAGGTGATGCTGGAGGTTGGCAGTAGCTGGCTGAGAGACCAAACCAATAAGAGCCTCCCTGAGTATGGTTCATTGCTGGAGCTCTATCTGTTGCATGTGTTGCTTCCGCTTGGCCGGTTTGAGGGGGCAGAAGAGCTTGTACGCGGCTGTGATGTTTTTGACAGCGAGCAGCAGCTGGCATTTCTCAGGACCATTTGCGAAAGCCGATGTCAGTGGACTCAACAGAAAGAGATGCACTCGgctgctgaagagcagcaagacaCAGCAACAGAAACTGTTTTGG GTGCTTTGTCCCAAAAGCTCTTGACCATGCTGACATTTCTACGTAGAGCACTGAGGTCTATGTCAAGCCACTTCTATTTACTTCCTTACAAAAAGCTGCTCTTGGCTACTTTTCTGCTGTACCTGGTGGTGGTGAGATTAGACCCAG CTTCTCCCACATCACTGCCATTCATTTACAAACTGGTCCAGCTCTTCCGACAGGCTTGGGCAACTGTATTTTCTCCAATACATAGGCCTCCAATTCAAGACTAA